In Cicer arietinum cultivar CDC Frontier isolate Library 1 chromosome 7, Cicar.CDCFrontier_v2.0, whole genome shotgun sequence, a single window of DNA contains:
- the LOC140918828 gene encoding uncharacterized protein, whose product MTAPVLFEVIPSDGSFFKYSYIVSFYVPKKNQANPPPAKGLQVHRWKNVYAAVRQFGGYVNDKNVAEQAATLKDSINGTKWLSAIEKSHKASKFCVAQYNSPIEVFNRVNEICFCFAPIIYFYVGVGGVKDLRKFFTCAEVIQL is encoded by the exons ATGACAGCACCAGTGCTCTTTGAAGTGATACCTAGTGATGGatccttttttaaatattcatatatTGTAAGCTTTTATGTGCCTAAAAAGAACCAAGCAAATCCACCACCTGCAAAGGGTCTTCAAGTTCACAGATGGAAAAATGTGTATGCAGCAGTTAGACAGTTTGGTGGATATgtgaatgacaaaaatgttgCAGAACAAGCTGCAACATTGAAGGATAGTATCAATGGTACTAAATGGCTATCTGCTATTGAAAAAAGTCATAAAGCTTCTAAGTTCTGTGTGGCTCAGTATAATTCCCCTATTGAAGTATTTAATAGAGTGAATGAGATatg TTTTTGTTTTGCAccaattatttacttttatgtTGGTGTTGGAGGTGTGAAGGATTTGAGGAAGTTTTTTACTTGCGCTGAGGTGATTCAATTGTAA